The segment TCGGCGTAGCGGAAGTCGAGCCCGCCTTCCAGTGCTAAGCGCTGATAGGCGAAGGGCGCGTTCAAATCGACGTATTCGGCCAGCAGCGCTATCGGCGATGTTCCGGCGCGATTGAGTCCGCGCACGCCACTGCGGCAATAGCGGAAATGTCGACCGATGATTCCGAGCGCCGCCTTGTCGATGCTGGCGATGTCGCCGAAGGGAAAGGCGAACCAGTCCGCCGCTCGGCCCAGGCGCTCGGTTAGGCGCCGCCTAGCGTCGCCGATCTCGTCCTCCAATCGGTCGGAATCGAGGCCGGCGAGGCAAGCATGGCTCATGCCGTGGCCGCCGATGGTATGGTTCAAGGCGACCAGTTCCGCGACCTGATCCCATGTCATCAGATCGGGAACGGCATCCGTTTTGCCGCGAAAGACGTTGGCGGCGACCGCGGCGGATTGCTTGTTGCGCGGCAAATCCATCAAGCCAGGACAGACGAAGAACAAAGCCTTGACGCCATGGCAGGCGAGAACCGATTTTGCCAACGCGTGGTTCGAGGCGAACCCGTCGTCGAAGCTGACCAATACCGGGCATGTGCCGTCGGAAATGGTCGCGGCTAGGCGCGCGGGGACATCGCCCGGAGTAAGGAACCCCGCCGCGCGGCCGATGTGCGCGAGCAGACGATCGAGTGCGGCTTCCTGATGGGTCGCGATGTCGTGCAGTAACAAAACGCGGAACGCGCCCGACGGCGGTGTAGGTGGGAGCAAGTGCCGCGTCGCGAGCCATAAGGGAGCGACAAGATGGCGGATCATGGCCGAGTTCTTTCCCTCGCGTTGCGGACCCTCCAGCGCACCAGCCGCGCGCGGAGGTCGGTGGGACAGGCTTCGATTTCGCCCGCCAGGCGATAGGGCGCCCCGCCAAGCCCTGCCTTGAAGTGATAGATACCTTGGGGCGTGCGCTTTTTGTCCATGCCGCCCACGTCGAACCAGCGGACGCCCGAGTCTTTGGCCGCGAGCAATGCATGCCACAGCAGAATCTGCCCGACGTTGAGTCCGTGCCCGGCCTCGGTGGCGAAGCCTGCCAGGTATTCGGCCGTGTTGCCATATCGGATGATCAGCGCCCCGCCCGCCAGCGCATTGTTGGTACAGGCGATGTGAGCCGTCAGGCGATTTTCGGCAGAAAGGGCGTTTTGCAGATGGCGGATGAAATCAGGTGTCACGCTAGTCTGAAAATTGCGCTCGGTCAGGAACCGTATATAGCCGTCCAAAAACGTAGGAAAAGCATCGGCGTCGCCGACAATCTTCAACTCTCCGCGCTCGGCCTTGTTCAAGGCATTGCGCCATTTCTGCTCGAGGCGGGCGCGCAGGGTTTCCAGCGATTGCGAAAGGTCGACACGGGCGGATGCCCAGCCAGGATTTCCGGTTGGAGTAAAGCCTTGTGCGGTGAATGCATCCTCGATAGGCGGCGCAATGCACAGATAATATCCGCCCGATACCCAGCGCTCACGCAAAAGTTGTAGAAGTTCAACTAATCGTTCGGACGGTTCACTAGGCGTTTTGCGCCAGAGCGGCCCACGGTTGATCCAGACCAGCCCGCCACCGATCAGAGGTAAATGGCGGATCATCGCCTGCATAACGCCGACGATTTCACCGCCTTTGAAGAAAAGCCCGCGCTCGGGCGACCATGGTTCGATCGCCGCCTTGGCGTCGCCGAACGCCCATTCCTGCATCAGGCTTTTGTCGAGAAACGAGCTCGCTGCCGTCTGCCAAGCAGCGCGGTCGAACCCAGTTGTCACGAGGCGGATCGAAGATGAATCTCTCACGGGTAGACTGTAATGGAGGATGCCATTTTAGCAAAACGCAGACTTCCAGCCATTTGGTCAAGACCATCGTTCTTCGTTGACTGAAGAGGCGACGCCACCGCGAACGGCCAGCCAAAGTTTTCAGCTTATTTTGTGAGATGACTTGACGATACATGTGAAATAATAAAGCCTATAAATTTATGATTCTGCGGATGATTTTTAGGGTTTAGGAAGGCAGACGGGTTGTCAATTTAAGTCAAACCCAGTATCACTCCGAAACTGTTAATTGAAGGCCGAAACACCGACTCCTCGGTGCGCGCATGAGCTCGAATCCCGGCATTTTCAAGTCCGTGGACGTGACCATCATCGGCGGCGCCGGCCACGTCGGTCTGCCGCTGGCGATCACCTGCGCCAAGGAAGGCCTCGAAACCCTGATCCTCGACATCAACGAGCGGGCGCTGGCGACCGTCGCCGCCGGGCGGATGCCGCATCTGGAATACGACGCCGAACCCCTGCTGGCGGAAGTCCTGGCCTCGGGCCGTCTGCACATGACGTCGCGGATTGAGGATTTGTCCGAGGGCGGGACGGTCGTGATCACCATCGGCACGCCGGTGGACGAGTTCCAAAACCCGGTGCACAAGTCGGTCCGGTCCTGCGTCGATTCGATCCTGCCACACATCAAGGACGGCCAGCTGATCGTGCTGCGCTCGACAGTCTATCCCGGCACCACCGAATGGCTGGATCAGTACCTGCGGGACCGGGGCCGGACAGTGAAAGTGGCATTCTGCCCCGAGCGCGTCGTCCAGGGTCACGCCATCCGCGAACTGCGCGAGATCCCGCAGATCGTCAGTGGCACTAGCCCCGAGGCCGTGATCGAGGCCGAGGCCCTGTTCGGCCGCTTCGCCCGGCATATGGTGCGGATGCAGCCCAAGGAAGCCGAACTCGCCAAGCTATTCTGCAACGCGGTGCGTTACATCCAGTTCGCAGCCGCCAACGAGTTCTACATGATGGCCGACGCCGCCGGCCTCGACTATCACCGCATCCACGCGGGCATGACCTACAAGTATCCGCGGGCGCAGCACCTGTCGCGGCCGGGCTTCGCCGCCGGCCCATGCCTGTTCAAGGACACGGCGCAGCTCGCGGCTTTCGCCGGCAACGGCTTCAGCCTCGGTTCCGCCGCGATCCAGGTGAACGAGGGACTGGTCCTGCACGCCGTCGACATGATGCGAAAGCAATACGACCTCAGCCGCATGACCGTCGGGCTGCTTGGCATGGCGTTCAAGCCAGGCGTCGACGATACCCGCTCGTCGCTGTCCTACAAGATGAAGAAGATCCTGATACTGCACGCGCGCGAGGTGCTGGCGACCGACCCCTACGTCACCGAGGACGCGACTCTGCTGCCGTTGGACGAGGTAATCACCCGCAGCGACGTCCTAGTGCTCTGCACCTGTCACGAGCAGTACCGGAGCCTCGATTTCAAGGGCAAGCCGGTTGTCGACGTCTGGGGCTTCTACCGGTCGCCCGCGCCGCCATGAGCGAGGCCATTCCCTGGTGGGAGCCGAAGCTCGGCCCCCCGGTCCGCCGGGCGGTGCTCGACGTGCTCGACAGCACCTTTCTGAACGACGGGCCGACGACCCGCGCGCTCGAGGGCCGTCTCACGGTCCTGATCGGCCGCCGCCACGGCGTCGCCGCACCGAATTGCACCAGCGCGCTGGCGCTGACGCTGATGGCGCTGGGCATCGGCCCGGGCGACGAGGTGATCGTTCCCGACATGACTTTCATTGCCACCGCCAACGCGGTCCGATTGGCCGGAGCCGGTGTCAGGCTGGCGGACGTGGAGCCCGAGCGCCTGACCCTCGATCCGGTCGCGGCTGAGCGTGCGATCGGCCCGCGCACCCGGGCGATCATCGCGGTCGATTTCAACGGTCGGGGCGCGGACTACACCCGGCTCGAAACCCTGTGCGCGGCGCACGGGATTCACCTGCTTTCGGATTCGGCGCAGGCGCTGGGATCGCTCAAGGACAGCCGGGCGCTGGGTTCGTTCGGTATAGCGGGGTGTTTCTCGTTTTCCGCCCACAAGCTGTTCTTTTCCGGCCAGGGCGGCGCGGTCGTGCTCGACGACGACGCGCTCGCCGGTCGCCTGCGCGACCTTCGGGACCAGGCCAAGCGCGACGGGAGCCCGCTCAGCGATGTTGGCCATCCTTCGGTCGGATTCAACTTCAAGCTGCCCAGCCTTCTCGCTGGCGTCGCGTTGGCGCAACTGGACGAGGCCAAGGCCCGTCTCGACCATACCCGGGCGCGCGATGCTTGGTATCGCGAATTCCTTAGCAACGATCCCGCACTGTTTTTCCTGCCCCGGCGGCCGGGCGAGGCGGTGCTGTGGGCGGACGTGTTCAGCGACCGGCGCGACGAACTGGCCGCCGCGTTGCACGCGGCCGGCATCGGCTTTCGGCGGTTCTATCTCCCGCTTCATCGCCAGCCGCCGTATGCTGCCGCCGACGTGGATTTTCCCAACGCGCTCGCCGCGTGGCGGCGCGGGCTGTGGCTGCCCTCGGCACTGTCGCTGACAGAGGCTCAGGCGCGGCGGGTGGCGGCGTGCCTACGGGCGGCACTCGATTCCGAGAGACGGGCGGAAAGCTGGGCCGGGGCGCGATGACGGCGAAACCCTACCTCGTCACCGGCGGAACCGGGTTCATCGGCGCGGCGGTTGTCAAGCGCCTGCTGCGCGAGGGCCGCGCAGTGCGCGTGCTCGACAACAACTCGCGCGGCGCGGCGCGGCGGCTGGGCGACGTCGCCGGCGCTTTCGAGATGATCGAGGCCGACATCCGAGATGCCCCCGCGGTGGCGCGCGCGGCGAAGGGCGTCGCCGGGGTCTACCATCTCGCCTACGTCAACGGCACCGAGTTCTTCTACTCCAAGCCCGATCTTGTCCTCGACGTCGCGGTCCGGGGCATGATCAACGTCCTCGACGCCTGCCGCGCCGCCGGGGTCGGCGAACTGATCCTCGCCTCCAGTTCCGAGGTCTACCAGACCCCGCCCCGTGTGCCGACCGACGAGACCGCGCCGCTCACGGTGCCCGATCCCCTGAATTCGCGCTATTCCTACGGCGGCGGCAAGATCATCTGCGAATTGTTGGCGATCAACCACGGCCGCAAGAATTTCGACCGGGTTCTGATCTTCCGGCCGCACAACGTCTACGGCCCCGACATGGGCTGGGAACACGTCCTGCCGCAGTTCGCGCTGCGGTTCGCCCGGCTCGCCGCCGAACAGCCCCGAGGCGCGATCCGCTTTCCGATCCAGGGAACCGGGGCCGAGACCCGCGCCTTCAACCACATCGACGATTTCGTCAACGGGCTGATGATTCTCGCCGCCAAGGGCGAGCACTTGGGCATCTACCACATCGGCACGATGGAGGAAGTCGCCATCGCCGATGTCGCGCGCCTGACGGCGCGGTGCTTCAAGCGCGACATCGAGATCGTTCCGGGCCAATTGCAAAAGGGCGGAACCCCGCGCCGCTGTCCCGACATCGCCAAGCTGGCCGCGCTCGGCTACCGGCCGCGCGTGATGCTGGCCGAAGGCTTACCCGGACTGGTCGACTGGTACCGCGCCAACGCTGGCCTCGCGCCGAAGGCGTGATTCGCGGCTACGGCTGCTTGCGGAAAAAAACGAAAGTCCTCGGGCATTGCGGCGCGGCGCGCCATTCGTAATGCGTCACCAGAATGCCGCCGTCCAGTTCGGTCGGCGGCTCCTGCTCGTCAGACTGATAGGCGACGGCGGCGAAGGCGCCGGCGTCGACCAGGCCGCCGATGCCGCCGTGCTCGAAAGGCCGGCGGGCGAGCGCGCGCTCTTCCTTGTAGGTATAGGACAGCACCCAGGGCGTGTTGCCGGGCGTCATCCACGGCAATCCCAGGTAGTTGTTGTTGACGTACAGCGGCCGGGGCAGGGAATCGGCGCAGCGCTTCATCTCCAGGTAGATGGGGTGCTGGCGGCGCACGTCGATGGTGCCGGCCGCGCCCGCCAGCACCGCGCCGACGGCGGCATAGAGGGAAAGCCAGCCGGCGATTCCCGCGACCAGGGGCGAGCGCAGGCTCGCCGCGCCGCCGGCGGCCAGGACCGGCAGGCTCGCCATGACCATCAGGCCCATGAAGAACGCAAGCATGAAGAAATAGTTCTCGCCGCCGCCGTGCTGCGCCGCCAGCGGCACCGACAACGCCAGCGCCGCGACCGAGGCCCCGGCGGCAAAAACGAAGGTGTCGCTTCGCCACAAGCCGCGCCGGCATGACATCGAACGGGCAGCCGCCCACGCCACCGCCGCCAGGAACAGCAGCAAGGGGCCGGTCTTGACCGCGACGTTACCGAGGTTGCGCAGCAGCCGCGCGGCCTGGAAGAACAGTGGAAAGTCGGCGAACAATATGCTGTTGATCCAGCCCGGCTCGCCCAGCGCGAAGGTCGCGGCCCAGGCGGCGGGCAGGACCAGGCACAACAGCGCGAGCGGCTTCCAGTCGCGCCGCGCCAGCAGCAAGAATCCAGCGCCGGCGGCGGCGAAGACGTTGGCTTGCTTGAACGACCAGGCGGCGTAGACTGCGGCGGCGAGGACGAGGACGGCGGCGAAACGCCGGCGCGGATAAAGCGCCAAGAACGCCGCCGCGCCGGCCATCTCCAGGGTCATGGCCCACAAGTCGGCCCGCACCGTCAGCGACCAGAAACCGAGCAGCGGCCCGATCATCAAG is part of the Rhodospirillales bacterium genome and harbors:
- a CDS encoding DegT/DnrJ/EryC1/StrS family aminotransferase; this encodes MSEAIPWWEPKLGPPVRRAVLDVLDSTFLNDGPTTRALEGRLTVLIGRRHGVAAPNCTSALALTLMALGIGPGDEVIVPDMTFIATANAVRLAGAGVRLADVEPERLTLDPVAAERAIGPRTRAIIAVDFNGRGADYTRLETLCAAHGIHLLSDSAQALGSLKDSRALGSFGIAGCFSFSAHKLFFSGQGGAVVLDDDALAGRLRDLRDQAKRDGSPLSDVGHPSVGFNFKLPSLLAGVALAQLDEAKARLDHTRARDAWYREFLSNDPALFFLPRRPGEAVLWADVFSDRRDELAAALHAAGIGFRRFYLPLHRQPPYAAADVDFPNALAAWRRGLWLPSALSLTEAQARRVAACLRAALDSERRAESWAGAR
- a CDS encoding nucleotide sugar dehydrogenase, with the translated sequence MSSNPGIFKSVDVTIIGGAGHVGLPLAITCAKEGLETLILDINERALATVAAGRMPHLEYDAEPLLAEVLASGRLHMTSRIEDLSEGGTVVITIGTPVDEFQNPVHKSVRSCVDSILPHIKDGQLIVLRSTVYPGTTEWLDQYLRDRGRTVKVAFCPERVVQGHAIRELREIPQIVSGTSPEAVIEAEALFGRFARHMVRMQPKEAELAKLFCNAVRYIQFAAANEFYMMADAAGLDYHRIHAGMTYKYPRAQHLSRPGFAAGPCLFKDTAQLAAFAGNGFSLGSAAIQVNEGLVLHAVDMMRKQYDLSRMTVGLLGMAFKPGVDDTRSSLSYKMKKILILHAREVLATDPYVTEDATLLPLDEVITRSDVLVLCTCHEQYRSLDFKGKPVVDVWGFYRSPAPP
- a CDS encoding NAD-dependent epimerase/dehydratase family protein produces the protein MTAKPYLVTGGTGFIGAAVVKRLLREGRAVRVLDNNSRGAARRLGDVAGAFEMIEADIRDAPAVARAAKGVAGVYHLAYVNGTEFFYSKPDLVLDVAVRGMINVLDACRAAGVGELILASSSEVYQTPPRVPTDETAPLTVPDPLNSRYSYGGGKIICELLAINHGRKNFDRVLIFRPHNVYGPDMGWEHVLPQFALRFARLAAEQPRGAIRFPIQGTGAETRAFNHIDDFVNGLMILAAKGEHLGIYHIGTMEEVAIADVARLTARCFKRDIEIVPGQLQKGGTPRRCPDIAKLAALGYRPRVMLAEGLPGLVDWYRANAGLAPKA
- a CDS encoding GNAT family N-acetyltransferase, producing MQEWAFGDAKAAIEPWSPERGLFFKGGEIVGVMQAMIRHLPLIGGGLVWINRGPLWRKTPSEPSERLVELLQLLRERWVSGGYYLCIAPPIEDAFTAQGFTPTGNPGWASARVDLSQSLETLRARLEQKWRNALNKAERGELKIVGDADAFPTFLDGYIRFLTERNFQTSVTPDFIRHLQNALSAENRLTAHIACTNNALAGGALIIRYGNTAEYLAGFATEAGHGLNVGQILLWHALLAAKDSGVRWFDVGGMDKKRTPQGIYHFKAGLGGAPYRLAGEIEACPTDLRARLVRWRVRNARERTRP
- a CDS encoding polysaccharide deacetylase family protein — its product is MIRHLVAPLWLATRHLLPPTPPSGAFRVLLLHDIATHQEAALDRLLAHIGRAAGFLTPGDVPARLAATISDGTCPVLVSFDDGFASNHALAKSVLACHGVKALFFVCPGLMDLPRNKQSAAVAANVFRGKTDAVPDLMTWDQVAELVALNHTIGGHGMSHACLAGLDSDRLEDEIGDARRRLTERLGRAADWFAFPFGDIASIDKAALGIIGRHFRYCRSGVRGLNRAGTSPIALLAEYVDLNAPFAYQRLALEGGLDFRYAEARTRLEEMIRA